In Scomber japonicus isolate fScoJap1 chromosome 7, fScoJap1.pri, whole genome shotgun sequence, one genomic interval encodes:
- the mcoln3b gene encoding mucolipin-3, with protein MEESSDLYDVYETDIHPVWTDHQHESLDDPESVECLRRKIKYYFMNPCEKYHARGRKPWKLILQIIKIAIITIQLVSFGLSNQMVVRFREENLMTFKHLFLKDYVDGSMDTYAVYRQAEVYDHIDYVIEQFGLLHNNTVGNHEYEKNDGKFTPLSMCQDFYRNGTLYPGNETFEIDAHVDTECIKVYPMHWRRSRENLPHFELHFKRMLSVRIEFVLKAINLQTVRHRELPDCYDFKVIITFDNQAHSGRIKIDLENDVEINECRDWKVTGASARNIFLTVLFDCLIIVTCIISFCLCTRSILNGIQLQFEYTLSCRTHSDKEVPWSDRFEFVNGWYILIIVSDMLTIIGSILKIEIQTKLLTSYDVCSIFLGTGTMFVWIGVIRYMGYFRKYNTLILTLRAAFPNVIRFICCAGIIYLSYCFCGWIVLGPYHEKFRTLNTVSECLFSLINGDDMFPTFKNMKQKSSLVWIFSRVYLYTFVSLFIYMILSLFITLITDTYDTIKQQQESGIPTTELQRFLSVCEDLPKSGVYRLDSKSNTCFFNCCVNRCRKNEEGLTSEA; from the exons ATGGAGGAGTCCAGTGACTTATATGATGTGTATGAAACAGACATCCACCCTGTCTGGACAGACCATCAGCATGAGTCCCTGGACGATCCAGAGAGTGTGGAGTGTCTGAGAAGGAAgatcaaatattattttatgaaCCCTTGTGAGAAGTACCATGCTCGTGGCAGAAAACCATGGAAACTAATCCTGCAGATTATCAAAATTGCCATTATTACTATCCAG TTGGTGTCTTTTGGGCTGAGCAACCAGATGGTTGTCAGATTCAGGGAGGAAAATCTGATGACATTCAAGCACCTCTTCCTGAAAGACTATGTTGATGGAAGTATGGATACGTATGCTGTTTACCGACAGGCAGAAGTTTATGATCACATTGATTACGTCATCGAACAG tttgGACTTCTGCACAACAACACAGTGGGCAATCACGAATATGAGAAAAACGATGGCAAGTTTACCCCCCTGTCAATGTGTCAGGACTTTTACAGAAACGGTACCCTCTATCCTGGAAATGAGACCTTTGAAATCGATGCACATGTGGATACTG AGTGTATTAAAGTTTATCCGATGCATTGGCGGCGCTCACGGGAAAACCTTCCACATTTTGAGTTGCATTTCAAAAG GATGCTCTCTGTCAGAATCGAGTTCGTCCTCAAGGCCATAAATTTACAGACAGTGAGACATCGAGAGCTGCCAGACTGCTACGACTTCAAAGTTATT ATCACTTTTGATAACCAAGCCCACAGTGGCAGGATAAAGATCGACCTGGAAAACGACGTGGAGATCAATGAATGCAGAGACTGGAAAGTAACTGGAGCGT CTGCTAGGAACATATTCCTGACTGTCCTGTTTGACTGCCTCATCATCGTAACATGCATCATTTCCTTCTGCCTCTGCACACGCTCAATACTCAATGggatacagctgcagttt GAGTACACACTTTCCTGCAGGACGCACAGCGATAAAGAAGTCCCATGGTCAGACAGGTTTGAGTTTGTGAACGGCTGGTACATCCTCATCATTGTCAGTGACATGCTGACCATCATTGGCTCTATTCTCAAGATAGAGATCCAGACTAAG CTCCTCACGAGCTATGACGTGTGCAGCATCTTCCTTGGTACAGGCACCATGTTCGTTTGGATTGGGGTCATCCGCTACATGGGCTACTTTCGGAAATACAAC ACTCTCATCCTGACACTCAGGGCAGCGTTCCCAAATGTAATCCGTTTCATCTGCTGCGCTGGAATAATCTACCTGAGTTACTGTTTTTGTGGCTGGATCGTCCTTGGACCGTATCACGAGAAG TTCCGGACCTTGAACACAGTGTCAGAGTGTCTGTTCTCTCTGATCAATGGAGACGACATGTTTCCAACCTTTAAGAACATGAAGCAAAAGAGCAGCCTGGTGTGGATTTTCAGTAGGGTCTACCTCTATACCTTTGTCTCGCTCTTCATCTACATGATCCTCAGTCTTTTCATCACACTCATCACTGACACCTATGACACTATCAAG CAACAGCAGGAGAGTGGAATACCAACGACAGAACTGCAAAGAttcctgtcagtgtgtgaagatctgccaaaATCAGGGGTATACAGACTTGACTCGAAGAGCAACACCTGCTTCTTTAACTGCTGCGTGAACAG atgCAGGAAGAATGAAGAGGGGTTGACTTCAGAAGCATAG
- the LOC128361590 gene encoding G-protein-signaling modulator 2-like — protein MYGMESSCLDLALEGERLCKAGDYRAGVSFLESAIQVGTEDLQILSAIYSQLGNAYFHLQEYNKALEYHRHDLTLTRTIGDELGEAKASGNLGNTLKLLGRYNEAVVCCQRHLDITRAMYDKVGQARALYNFGNVYHAKGKGICWSGAEPGEFPEEARVALRNAAQYYEANLSLVKELGDRAAQGRTYGNLGNTYYLLGDFETAVAAHEKRLLIAKEFGDKSAERRAHCNLGNAHIFLSQFEVAAGHYKRTLQLARLLKDKAVEAQACYSLGNTYTLLQDYERAIDYHLKHLVIAQDLNDRVGEGRAYWSLGNAHTALGNHEQAMYFAEKHLEIAKETGDKSGEVTARMNLSDLRLVVGLKSNPNIGSNIFRNTNTNSSGLPVSHQGFLNLSGAKTPARRIVSTEDLEMSPSPDKNPAGSSPVPPDWEEDVFPKSSKTDTIKASTKLFLFHRLRSKKHKKFSPKGQHENGTEPSAPELNRPESPLHGSRDTIGEDGFFDLLSRFQGNRMDDQRCSLLDGQSHDTAHSSPSSTPPVAERKSILEHEPPLQDPGHFLELLASSQGRRLDDQRVSMSHFPGLKLSTSNPPRTLSTSSTDQVPTQAPISSTETPHTPSLYSRIEASADQPEGDDVFFDMLVKCQGSRLNDQRCAAPSSPTRGPTVPDEDFFSLILRSQSNRMEEQRVLPPSGLAQSKPD, from the exons GATGGAGTCGTCATGTCTGGACCTGGCGCTGGAAGGCGAGCGGCTCTGTAAGGCTGGTGACTACCGAGCCGGTGTGTCTTTCCTAGAATCCGCCATCCAGGTTGGAACAGAGGACCTCCAAATCCTCAGCGCCATCTACAGTCAACTGGGAAATGCCTACTTTCACCTGCAGGAGTATAACAAAGCCCTGGAGTACCATCGCCATGATCTCACACTTACTAG AACCATTGGAGATGAACTTGGTGAGGCCAAAGCCAGCGGTAACCTTGGGAACACATTAAAGCTTTTAGGACGGTATAATGAAGCAGTGGTTTGTTGCCAACGACATTTGGATATCACCAGAGCCATGTATGATAAG GTTGGGCAAGCTCGAGCGCTGTATAATTTCGGGAACGTGTACCATGCCAAGGGCAAGGGCATCTGCTGGAGTGGAGCGGAGCCAGGAGAGTTTCCAGAGGAAGCGAGAGTTGCTTTGAGGAACGCTGCACAATACTACGA AGCAAACCTGAGCCTGGTGAAGGAGTTAGGCGATCGAGCAGCCCAGGGTCGCACATATGGAAACCTTGGTAACACATACTATCTGCTGGGGGACTTTGAAACGGCAGTAGCAGCACATGAAAAG CGGCTACTCATCGCTAAAGAGTTTGGGGATAAGTCTGCTGAGAGGAGGGCACATTGTAACCTTGGTAATGCTCACATATTCCTCAGCCAGTTTGAAGTGGCAGCTGGTCATTACAA GAGGACTTTGCAGCTGGCCAGGCTTTTGAAGGACAAGGCGGTGGAGGCCCAGGCCTGTTACAGTTTGGGAAACACCTACACACTACTGCAGGACTATGAGAGAGCCATTGATTACCATCTCAAACATCTGGTAATTGCTCAGGACCTCAATGACAG AGTCGGTGAAGGAAGAGCATACTGGAGTCTAGGAAATGCCCACACAGCCCTAGGGAATCATGAGCAAGCCATGTACTTCGCGGAAAAACATCTGGAAATTGCTAAAGAG ACTGGAGACAAAAGTGGCGAGGTGACTGCAAGGATGAACTTGTCAGACTTACGGCTGGTTGTAGGCCTGAAGTCCAACCCCAACATCGGTTCCAACATCTTCCGCAACACCAACACAAATAGCTCTGGTCTGCCAGTGAGCCACCAGGGCTTCCTCAACCTCTCag GGGCGAAGACTCCAGCAAGGAGGATAGTCAGCACAGAGGACCTGGAAATGAGTCCAAGTCCTGACAAAAATCCAGCTGGCAGTTCACCAGTACCTCCA GACTGGGAGGAAGATGTGTTCCCGAAGTCttcaaaaacagacacaattaAGGCTTCCACTAAACTTTTCCTCTTTCATCGGCTAAGAAGCAAGAAGCACAAGAAATTCTCTCCTAAAGGCCAGCATGAAAACGGCACAGAACCCTCAGCACCTGAACTGAACCGACCGGAGTCACCTTTG CACGGGTCACGGGACACAATCGGAGAGGATGGCTTTTTCGATCTCCTCTCTCGTTTCCAGGGCAACAGGATGGATGACCAAAGGTGCTCTCTACTGGATGGCCAGAGCCATGACACTGCCcattcctctccctcctccaccccacCTGTAGCTGAAAGGAAAT CTATTTTGGAACACGAACCCCCCTTGCAGGATCCTGGTCATTTCCTGGAGCTGCTGGCCAGCTCCCAGGGCCGTCGTTTGGACGACCAAAGAGTCAGCATGAGCCATTTTCCTGGCTTGAAACTCAGCACCTCCAACCCGCCTCGTACACTCTCCACCTCCAGCACAGATCAAGTCCCCACACAAG CCCCAATCTCCAGTACAGAAACACCTCACACACCCTCCCTATACAGTCGTATCGAGGCCAGCGCTGACCAGCCTGAGGGGGATGATGTCTTCTTTGATATGCTAGTAAAGTGCCAG GGCTCCAGGCTGAATGACCAGAGGTGTGCTGCACCATCTTCTCCAACAAGAGGACCAACTGTTCCAGATGAAGATTTTTTCAGTCTCATCTTGCGTTCCCAGTCCAATAGGATGGAGGAACAGCGGGTCCTGCCGCCATCTGGTCTCGCTCAATCCAAACCAGACTGA